In Pieris brassicae chromosome 8, ilPieBrab1.1, whole genome shotgun sequence, the DNA window ACCTTGAACCTTTCATCCTACTCGTTCGGCTCCGTCTGTTACAgtaggtctcttggtgcaaACATCCCATACttgtttatacattatatacatacactatttttatacatCTGTAGGGCTTAGGGTTACGTTCTCATATATGTATTCAGTTTTCTAGTGCAGCTTGGCTTATAAACTACGTATATGTAGTTACAATACAGATACTCttgaatacatttaaatttaaatacatatttcacaGTCTACTAGCTCGCAAGTCGTACAATCACCAAAATTCTTCTAGGATTCCGAAGCCCTATTGGAGGTTACATTTTAGACATCTTAGTTAAATACAACAGAGGCATTtacgtataaataaaagaaaacaattgtttttctaCAATATCAAGTAGTaacttttcaataaatacaaaattgttaCTACGTATTTACGAGCGAACCGGAAGTAACAACAGGACGAATATTTCACTGAGAATGgtgtaagtaataaaaaagatcTCGGGCAATCATATTTTATCGGGAAGGCTATTTTGCGCAGGCGGATACGGTTGGAAATATCTCAATTTCCATCGTCCAACATAAAACGACGtgttaacataaatatattggatTTGGTCTATCTTTGTCTGATTGGAAGTCTTTTGagttatgtttaataaacaaatcaataaCGGCCATCGAAATTTATGATTGATTCAGTAGTCTAAATGTAAGtctcaattttgtttttgctctctctctctctcatcTGCTTGAAGATATAAGAATCTAAATAGTTGTAGATTTCTTTGAATCTTGTTACTGAGTTGCTAGTAGGTagataactttaatattttgctTAAGTTCTCACTTCCTTGTATTTGGGAAAATATTGAACTGCTGATCGATTTTTGTTTAGAGgttaaccttttttttttgttttttacccCATACCTCCATTTAGTACAGCTATCTCTACgacttaacatatatattgttaatttattcaataaaactttgtttttatatggGTTTTCACATAATATAGAGGTCGTGGCTTGCTTGCTATTGAATACAAAGTTTGCCGCcaccattttttattactactgTATAAGTGACATATCGCTCAGGAAAGATCCCATTGCAAAAATATcgtgatataaaaattactttcccATAATTTTTACGtccttttatttcattgttttggGCCCAACACGGCAACGACGACTCATAAAAGTAAAGATATGGACCAACACATTTTCTTCGAACGATAGTAAGCAATTTCGCAAAATGTTTGCTTTTTTACTTACTAAAATTTACAGATATTTACGAACTTGCCTGAAATAGTTCATAGGCAAGATAGCAAAAAATCGATGACAGAAACCCCGTCTCACGAAACTCATTAACATTTCTGTGTTTTGTTGCTTATTTTGGgtcatttgaaaatttaaaggcaatttctttttttaaagaaatcaattagtttttattttaataatgaatttataatgatCGTAGGCAAGTATATATGTGGTCCgatgtgcgtaaagtcctggctaattaaCTCAGTCTAGCTCCTTAGAAGCTCAGAAGTTtcctgggcacttcacaggcttcacggagACACCTCACTGCCCCAAAGATGTCTGCTCGTTGGAACGCCACAGCCACGCATTTCAAGACTACGTGTGTCGGTCCTCTATGCTGAAACAGCAGTAGTCGAGGTTTTTAATGTACTCAATTTCAACACTGATACACTGCTAACATAGTCTTCAAAGCTAGAAGCAAAAATAGATGAATGTTAAAACAACGacaatattcttataatataatgttgcCAGTAAACATCACGTTTACCTTATAAATTTTGTGGCTCTTTATTATGTTCACATTATCTCGGAATTTCGCGAAACGTGACCGTACTAGAGGCAGGTAGCAAAGGCTATAATTCAATCAAAAGCGGCTTAAATAGCCTTTCGTCGTGTTTACCAAACACGTACCCTTATCATActgtcttaattattaattttgaacgCCATTTTAGTTCATATGACTGAGGTATTAAGGACATTTATTTGAGCtagttaacaaatattaattatgagggcgtacattatttttatgggGTTTTTAAGTGTTCACTGCAGAGACGAGGAAAAGATAATGAAGGGTGAGTATTgacaattatattatgatcTTTGTCggtattaaatataagaaatatgttCAAAATCGAAGCCTAATTTATTCAGATGTTTTGTTAGTTAAATGAGCCGCTAGTTGTTCCTTGTTTGCTTCGAATATGTATGTGATGTTatagacatttattttaatggaacGTCAGTTTGTAAATGAGATTTCATTGATTCTACCACTACGTTTAGTGACTGTCTATCCGTCTGGACagcttaataattaatgtttaagtatattagctgtaaaatgttttctaaagtatgcgacattataaacgatttccattaaaaatcctttgattgttttaagttttttcgTACCAAATAGACAAGCCAAGCCAATCTACAAGCCAAGTTTCATACCGATTTTTAcgggattttttaaaaataatgtagtgTTTCGTCTACAATTTCCAAGTTTGTAccgttattttattgttgataaattatgttcaatCGTTTTTAACAATccgaagaagaaaaaaacaatttaatttactttaacttGTATTGAAAAAAgctaattatgattattattataatcactTTAGCATATTGCATATAAGGGTTTAAAACACCGCAAATAGTTACCACCATCACCTCCTAATAGATACATCGAGTCATATATATAACTTCACATTTAGTATTTTGTAGCTTGTTACTGGCCCAACGAAGTATTCGAACCATGTTTCGGTGGATGCGCCGAGATCTCGTGTGACAACCCTCGAAACCACTTACGACCCTGCTACCCTTACTGCGAGCCTGGTTGTATCTGCGAAGAGCCTTACGTGAGGGATGACCGTACCCACCAATGTGTTCTACCACACGATTGTTCACCGTGAGTTCATATGTGTGAactgaataaatattgtatagtaGACACGATTTTAGGAAGTATTACACAAAATTTTGTTGCAACTTTTGCTGTAAATGGGTTGAATGATCCCCACACCTTTAAAGGCCAATAGTGACGGTGACATCACATGGTAGTATACAGACAAGGCTACGAAGTAACCTTGTTCAGCCTCGGGCGATTGCTGGTGGCACCGCGTGGTACCCACTCAGGGTATGCACCATAGCAAGTTCCACATAACCCTCCAACACAAGCCATGACGTGACGGGAATATCAAaattcaatagaaaaaaatatgttttatttcagaACTCAAATGGGTATACCAGTGCCAACAAGGCGATCTGGTAAATCTTCTATGAAATATAGCAGATCTCAGTCTCAAAGACGACAAGGTAGAGGCGATGAAATGGAATTAAACGAGACTGAAGCTCCACATCCTGATGAGAAACAAAAACCTGATGTATCCAGGATGGGGAATTACTTTAACATCGTGATTGCACCTCCACCAATCAGGGCATTGCAGCCGAGGAAATTAGTACCGGGAGACGCATTTCGATTGGCTaccaaaactatataaatgtccaaatataatttaaaatacatagtgAATCTTATCTTTGTATTTCATTCTCATCAACAAGCTTTACAtcgtaaaatattgtttattttattttccaaaactataaaaaaaagttttatacgATTTATGCTTTAACTTCCGTTGGTTTTTCTCCTTTAATAAACACATTGCAGTTAGCTACAGTAATCACAAACACGCTACCAGTTTGTGATAAGCAAGTAACATGAGGAAGCTGCTTTTCTTTGCccttttattttgtaagttctaattttaaaaaacgatTCCACGatacgaaatatttattttcaaattgaaCTTAACCTGACAAACTAATTACAGATGACGTTATAGATGCGAATAGACTAAGCTATGATTACGATGACATAGACAATAGTAAACGACATTCATTCATAGACGATAGACGAAATTGGAGAAAGAAAGcacttttaaaatcttttgatCAAGATCATAAGGACTGGGATGAAAGACGAAGATATGAAGAAAGTCCTAGATATCTGGATGATACAGATGACAAGGCCGGTTTAAACAGAAAGGAATATGATAGTTTTGGTTATGGAATTGGTAAACAATTAGAGGATACAGATAAAGCAAGATATAGGAGTACTGAAATTGGTCACTTACAAacgtaatatgttttttttttaatactattaaagtctaaatttataaaaatattaatgatatcACATTGACAGAGACAAGGAGATAGAAAGGAAGCCATATTCAATGAATTGTGAAAGACCTCACGAACGGTGAGTAGTTTATACATGATATATTTGTATGGCaattaaggtttacaataatttacccaaagaattaaaagatctttaAGAGTGGACCTGGTGTattacttttggaaaaaatgtattattcaataaatgattatttgcgtgagacactatagttgatataaatttaatgatatgGTAGgtacgataaaaataatatgagatTTGACAAATTCATATGACTAGTaacgtaaaatttaaaactcctttaaagacaaatttgcgcgccattgtgtgtggcagaatatgcgaaattactattgtaccacatttttgtaccatatccttgcaataaattattattacaaaaatcagTAAATTCAAgtaaattttctttctttaaaacTAGGAGTTGATCggtctttttatattattttatggatTTGATTggatcaaattaaaaatctcttTCGACTTAACGACTTTcactttacatttattttgttactcacttttttaatttatattgtaacacATATAGGTACGAGGCATGTTTTTCTGGTTGCGCTGCTATAACCTGTGACAATCCACGAGAAAGACTCCGGCCTTGCTATCCGTTCTGTGAGTCCGGATGTATCTGTACACAACCATATGTACGCGATGATAGAACTCACAAATGTGTCCTACCTGAGGACTGCACTAAGtacgtaaaattatattcagaATATGGTACATTTCCGTTGAAAAAAGTGAAAATTTTAAACCGCCACTTTATGAGATCGAACTCAGAATAGTAAGAGCCATGAGACGAACTCCACCTCACATCTTGATTCTATAGCTTCCATTTTAAGTAAAGAATCTGGGGATTACGTGAAAATgagctttaattattatggaaTCTTTTTTTCAGGGGCTTGAAAGGCATACCAGACTTGGGTGATgatgtgtaaaaataaatgaaataaataagagatcaaaaaatactttttattttagtgaatAGTACTTAAAGTAAAATGGCATAGTAGAAAATGTAGTTTCCATTCAAAACCACTcagaaaaattgttttttactgCAGCTGTACTGAAACTATTGTTTAGTAATCTGCAACAAGTAACAAAACTTTCATTGTGCACGTCACTCTACCATGTTGACGGGCTCACAAACCGTATTCGATattcaacatttttaattctattttagaTTTGATATTTGCATATAATGTCAAAGAAAAGAggatttagtttattattcttGTGGTTAAATTGTGTAACGTGTGAAGGCCAATATGGTAAGTACAAAGTGTTACTTGACTTAACGTCCTCTACTTCTCATCTCATTAACAATCCTAAGCAACGTCTATTATGctgtaattaaaactatatgtGTTGTCAaacattagtaaaataatagttgtgtataatttaatacttcaCTATAGTAATAAGTGTGTCAAATGAAAGAGAATAACTGCCCACGACACAGGGAATTCTAGTGCACTTTCTCGTTTTATTGTACATCTATTTTATTACGTGTAGGTGTTATGTCGCGCGGCGTTACGTTAGAAAGCCACaacaaattttatcaaaatgtttacaaattaCAGGCACTTACATGAATCGAATAAttcttaacattaaaatagacTCAGTTGTGTCATTAAAAATTAGGCATTGTGTGTCACTGGAATTTAATTGGTGaacgtaatttaatacaaattacatgCTTCATTAAACTTTCTTTCTCAAACGAACAGTTGCTATTCagttaattttagatttattagtaaggataatcaaatatatagtatttacaatttccttaacctacatagtaataataaaattatattatatttgaaaagtttGATCCCTGTCGCAGTGTTCCTTAACTTAATTAACAGTTTTTCTTAGATGGTTCACCATTTCCTAAATTTTggttgacttaattttcatGTTACCTAGAATGTGGTGAGCACGGAAGGTTTGAATATTGCATTGACGAAATTCCCGGATGTGTCATAGGATGTCACTGTCATCCtggatattattttgatacagATACTAAAATATGTGAACCTAGGTATACTTTATGAttacttgtaaataattatttatgttgttGGTATATgttgaatacatttttcttttgcAGCGTAAAACTAACTCAAAATTATCGAAGACGTTATAATATAGAACCCACGCAGACGGATATAGAATACGTAACAATGGGAGTAACTGAACTCACACCAGTCACAAGAATGGACCCAATTAATAACCAAGTtgatgaaataacaaaaactgcCGATGATTTGGGTGACTGGTTATACAatcaattctttaaaacaattgaaaacgaagtaattaataatacgaAGGAAGCTGTTCCCACTCGCCGTAACGGTGGGAcacctattaaaaatatggacTTAAGAAGATCGTCTACgaaaaggaataaaaaattaaaacaaaagcgCAGGAAATCAAGTTTGCGGCGTAAATTACTCCGAATCACTGCAGACGATAGTGCTTTCGATACTTCTGAGGAACGACACTCGGACTCCAGCGACTCCAGTAGTTCTGAAGAAAGTGACTCATCTTTCGAAATTGAACATAAGGAAGACAAACACAAAGATGACAAAGAGCATGGacacaaaaaaatagttattataaataagaaaccAAGACCGCCGTTGCCATCCTTTATATTCTTGCCAAATATGGACACTCCATTCTATCCTCCAATTGGACTTCCACCACCACCTATTATGCCTATGTATCCCCTTGTACCTGTACCGCCAATGCCTGTCTTTCCTTGTCCTGGTAAGTTTTTTgatactaacaaaataaaagttatcaaGAAATGTTTCGTCAATGCAATCATATATTTCAGAACAAGATGGTAGTAGTGCTACATCGCCTACTAGGGCTCCGACGATCACTACCGCGAAAGAAAGTACAATAGAGAAAGCAACAACACACATATCCGATCACGGAACAACTGAAGTTAAATTAGGTACTTCTGAGATTCCTATAAAAGACACAACAGCAGAGCCAGCAACAGAAGCTGCCGCTAAAACACCTCAAGATCCAGCAAAACCGTAAGAAAACTTTAATTCGCGGATTCATCTGGGAAAATTGGTGACTTCACTATCGCTTGtagtaataaaacatattaataaaacgtatacaaaatttaaataaaaaaaacattttcagagAAAGAGCAGGATACTATAGACAAAGAAAAAAACCAAAGCCAAGTTTTCAAAGTAGGCCTTTCATGGGGTAAGAATACTGTTaaccataataattattattccaaAAAAACTATgatgtaatttgtattttaaacatttcactgtaacatttttgttttcagtGTAAATAACAGAAAACCAATGCAACCTTACCGGCAAAAGATGGTaagttcttttatttttttacatagataaagaaaaatgtgtatatttttttcccttaGGAATAAATATGATTAGACATCGATTCTTCCTTACAACTATTTTATTGTGTCTAATAATCGATAGCCTTTTGTATTCAACCAAAGCTAGCGATAAGCAGACTGTGACTAATCTAGTATTagattagtaataattaagttaaaaaatggttttacaGAAGTCACGGCAACAGGTAAACAATGCAGATATGTTGAGGGCTCCCTATGGACCCCAAAATGCCAATGATGACGAAATTGTTGAAACACCGTTCGCAGAAGAAAACATGTATGACGAAACCCTGAATAACGAAATCCAGTCGAACCCACAACGCTATGCAGCAAAGGCAGATAATGTCGATTTTAAGTACATCAGTGAACTTATTCACCACATTGACCTTAACAAATCACGTGACTTGCCTCCTATTGAGTATAATTCTAAGGAAGAAgaattagaattttataagCCACGAAAGGCACATAAAATGAGGAAACCAGGTCTTAATCCACCTATTGGAACAAGAAGACTAAACTCCGATGACTCCTACTATACAAACCTCGGACGACAAATCGCATCTATCATACGTAATGTTGATTCACAAAATCAGGTTGACATCGAAATAGAGCCATCGGGACAAAATAACGATAAAAGTCTCTTCATTAACGATAACTCGCATAGATCATTTTGGGAACGCTCCGTAAGATcacctttaaaatatttaaaatcaaataaaaataaatatgactaCTTAAAGAAAAGTAATGAAGTTCTATTTAATATAGAGAACAAAGTGTCTATAG includes these proteins:
- the LOC123713493 gene encoding uncharacterized protein LOC123713493 gives rise to the protein MRKLLFFALLFYDVIDANRLSYDYDDIDNSKRHSFIDDRRNWRKKALLKSFDQDHKDWDERRRYEESPRYLDDTDDKAGLNRKEYDSFGYGIGKQLEDTDKARYRSTEIGHLQTDKEIERKPYSMNCERPHERYEACFSGCAAITCDNPRERLRPCYPFCESGCICTQPYVRDDRTHKCVLPEDCTKGLKGIPDLGDDV
- the LOC123713492 gene encoding uncharacterized protein LOC123713492 isoform X1, with the translated sequence MSKKRGFSLLFLWLNCVTCEGQYECGEHGRFEYCIDEIPGCVIGCHCHPGYYFDTDTKICEPSVKLTQNYRRRYNIEPTQTDIEYVTMGVTELTPVTRMDPINNQVDEITKTADDLGDWLYNQFFKTIENEVINNTKEAVPTRRNGGTPIKNMDLRRSSTKRNKKLKQKRRKSSLRRKLLRITADDSAFDTSEERHSDSSDSSSSEESDSSFEIEHKEDKHKDDKEHGHKKIVIINKKPRPPLPSFIFLPNMDTPFYPPIGLPPPPIMPMYPLVPVPPMPVFPCPEQDGSSATSPTRAPTITTAKESTIEKATTHISDHGTTEVKLGTSEIPIKDTTAEPATEAAAKTPQDPAKPERAGYYRQRKKPKPSFQSRPFMGVNNRKPMQPYRQKMKSRQQVNNADMLRAPYGPQNANDDEIVETPFAEENMYDETLNNEIQSNPQRYAAKADNVDFKYISELIHHIDLNKSRDLPPIEYNSKEEELEFYKPRKAHKMRKPGLNPPIGTRRLNSDDSYYTNLGRQIASIIRNVDSQNQVDIEIEPSGQNNDKSLFINDNSHRSFWERSVRSPLKYLKSNKNKYDYLKKSNEVLFNIENKVSIVASTAPTLSLQEIENIVNIMEKAQSKMVQKRRDLNKYKPSNDNLNFKLWPSENQLQNHDNAMMKPLHAPNLQNNVAVGNDKMPELKALSMHNIQRVTALLTSKRDNRTFNQNIGRSPAKDFTINPQINLPPPLIAPNSYNLQKSIQPLNYYHNNVYRGINKYFQDRNLTPEDDGSHLPKKSLGQLINKPSYFHQEINHFDYFE
- the LOC123713492 gene encoding cyclin-dependent kinase 12-like isoform X3, producing MSKKRGFSLLFLWLNCVTCEGQYECGEHGRFEYCIDEIPGCVIGCHCHPGYYFDTDTKICEPSVKLTQNYRRRYNIEPTQTDIEYVTMGVTELTPVTRMDPINNQVDEITKTADDLGDWLYNQFFKTIENEVINNTKEAVPTRRNGGTPIKNMDLRRSSTKRNKKLKQKRRKSSLRRKLLRITADDSAFDTSEERHSDSSDSSSSEESDSSFEIEHKEDKHKDDKEHGHKKIVIINKKPRPPLPSFIFLPNMDTPFYPPIGLPPPPIMPMYPLVPVPPMPVFPCPEQDGSSATSPTRAPTITTAKESTIEKATTHISDHGTTEVKLGTSEIPIKDTTAEPATEAAAKTPQDPAKP
- the LOC123713492 gene encoding uncharacterized protein LOC123713492 isoform X2 — translated: MSKKRGFSLLFLWLNCVTCEGQYECGEHGRFEYCIDEIPGCVIGCHCHPGYYFDTDTKICEPSVKLTQNYRRRYNIEPTQTDIEYVTMGVTELTPVTRMDPINNQVDEITKTADDLEQDGSSATSPTRAPTITTAKESTIEKATTHISDHGTTEVKLGTSEIPIKDTTAEPATEAAAKTPQDPAKPERAGYYRQRKKPKPSFQSRPFMGVNNRKPMQPYRQKMKSRQQVNNADMLRAPYGPQNANDDEIVETPFAEENMYDETLNNEIQSNPQRYAAKADNVDFKYISELIHHIDLNKSRDLPPIEYNSKEEELEFYKPRKAHKMRKPGLNPPIGTRRLNSDDSYYTNLGRQIASIIRNVDSQNQVDIEIEPSGQNNDKSLFINDNSHRSFWERSVRSPLKYLKSNKNKYDYLKKSNEVLFNIENKVSIVASTAPTLSLQEIENIVNIMEKAQSKMVQKRRDLNKYKPSNDNLNFKLWPSENQLQNHDNAMMKPLHAPNLQNNVAVGNDKMPELKALSMHNIQRVTALLTSKRDNRTFNQNIGRSPAKDFTINPQINLPPPLIAPNSYNLQKSIQPLNYYHNNVYRGINKYFQDRNLTPEDDGSHLPKKSLGQLINKPSYFHQEINHFDYFE